The proteins below come from a single Malus domestica chromosome 03, GDT2T_hap1 genomic window:
- the LOC103426157 gene encoding LOW QUALITY PROTEIN: COP9 signalosome complex subunit 2 (The sequence of the model RefSeq protein was modified relative to this genomic sequence to represent the inferred CDS: inserted 1 base in 1 codon) has product MASDADMEDYGFEYSDEEPEEQDVDIENQYYNSKGLVETDPEGALSGFDEVVRMEPEKAEWGFKALKQTVKLYYRLGRYKEMMDAYRVMLTYIKSAVTRNYSEKCINNIMDFVSGSASQNFSLLQEFYQTTLKALEEAKNERLWFKTNLKLCKIWFDMGEYGRMSKILKELHKSCQKEDGTDDQKKGSQLLEVYAIEIQMYTETKNNKKLKQLYQKALAIKSAIPHPRIMGIIRECGGKMHMAERQWADAATDFFEAFKNYDEAGNQRRIQCLKYLVLANMLMESEVNPFDGQEAKPYKNDPEILAMTNLIAAYQRNEILEFEKILKSNRRTIMDDPFIRNYIEDLLKNVRTQVLXKLMKPYTRIRIPFISKELNVPEKDVEQLLVSLILDNRIDGHIDQVNRLLERGDKSKGMKKYAAVDKWNTQLRSLYQTISNRVY; this is encoded by the exons ATGGCCTccg ATGCTGATATGGAGGATTACGGATTCGAGTATTCGGATGAGGAGCCTGAGGAACAAGATGTCGACATTGAGAACCAATATTACAACTCTAAAG gtTTGGTTGAGACAGACCCAGAAGGAGCACTTTCGGGATTCGATGAAGTAGTTCGCATGGAGCCTGAGAAGGCCGAGTG GGGATTTAAAGCTTTGAAGCAAACCGTGAAGCTCTATTATCGTCTGGGGAGGTATAAAGAAATGATGGATGCATACAGGGTGATGTTGACTTACATCAAATCAGCAGTAACAAGAAATTACAGTGAAAAGTGTATAAACAATATTATGGATTTTGTTTCTGGTTCAGCTAGTCAGAACTTTAGTCTACTGCAAGAGTTCTATCAGACCACTCTaaaggcccttgaagaggcaaagAATGAG AGACTCTGGTTTAAGACTAATCTTAAGCTTTGCAAAATTTGGTTTGATATGGGCGAATATGGGCGAATGAGCAAG ATTTTGAAGGAACTCCATAAATCTTGTCAAAAAGAAGATGGTACCGATGACCAAAAGAAGGGAAGTCAACTTCTAGAGGTTTATGCTATTGAAATTCAAATGTACACCGAGactaaaaataacaaaaagctCAAG CAATTATACCAAAAAGCTCTTGCAATCAAGTCAGCCATACCTCATCCTAGGATCATGGGAATAATTCGAGAGTGTGGGGGTAAGATGCATATGGCAGAGCGTCAGTGGGCAGATGCAGCCACAGATTTTTTTGAAGCCTTTAAGAACTATGATGAAGCTGGGAACCAGAGGCGTATACAATGCTTAAA GTACTTGGTTCTGGCAAATATGCTGATGGAGTCGGAAGTTAATCCATTTGATGGTCAAGAAGCAAAGCC GTATAAAAATGATCCCGAGATCTTGGCAATGACAAATCTGATTGCAGCATATCAACGGAATGAGATATTGGAGTTTGAGAAGATTCTTAAG AGTAATAGGAGGACAATTATGGATGATCCATTCATTCGAAACTATATTGAAGATCTGCTGAAGAATGTTAGGACACAAGTGC CCAAACTTATGAAGCCGTACACGAGAATTCGGATTCCCTTCATATCAAAG GAACTTAATGTGCCGGAGAAAGATGTGGAGCAACTCTTGGTTTCACTTATATTGGATAACAGAATTGATGGACATATTGATCAGGTGAATCGGCTCTTAGAGCGTGGCGACAA GTCAAAGGGAATGAAGAAGTATGCTGCTGTAGATAAATGGAACACTCAGCTAAGGTCTCTTTACCAGACTATCAGTAACCGAGTATATTGA